Genomic window (Lycium barbarum isolate Lr01 chromosome 2, ASM1917538v2, whole genome shotgun sequence):
GGAATCTCTTTTTCTCTTCATAAATCATTCTTTTCCCGTCTCGGCATTTACAACCCCCCCCTCCCTGTTCtctgtgtatgtgtgtgtgtgtgtttagttCTCCCCACTATCCATTGTGTTCTTTCTATGAGAAATAATAATTAGATTTGCATAATGTGGAATTTTGAGGACTCAATTTGCTTATGCAATCATTATTTTGGAGTATGTGCTTGTAAACTGATTAATCCATGATTATGGAAGTAGAATTCACTAGTTCTGCTGCCTAGAGGTTGGACTCCTCTAGAACCTCAGTTCATAACATCAACAATTGTTGTAATGAATAGCCTAACAGTTAGCAGAATGGTATGTTTAGCCTACTCATTGTTTTAGTTAGGTGAATGATTAGATGACGTTCCGACTTAAAGTTGCAAGTTTGTTTTCATTGCCTTTTTCCTGATCAGTAAAGGGATAAGCTGTTTTACTTTGGCTTGAGGATGTTCTCCTTTTTATTTCCAAAACACCCAAACTGTTCTACTCTGGCTCGGGATGTTCTTTTACCTTTTACCTTCTGGAACATCTCCAACTCCTCTCTTTCCATGCTACCTACTATATACAAGCTGAAATGGTTTCCTAGATCTTCATCTCATCTTTTCAAATAAGTTTCTCATAGAGCTATTGAGAAGTTGAGCATATGTTTTTTATGATTTGAAACTTTTAGGCAGATGCATCTTTAGGGTAAAAAGTTGTAGAGATTCAAGCTTGTATCGGTGCAAAACTACTTCTTCACTGCTCCGCTATCTATTTATCAccttaataagaagggaacggaTCAGACAAGTACCCTTTTTTGGTTGTTCGGTGCGATGATTGCCATGTCAATCTTCTCCTGCCTTTTCTAATTAACATTATTTATTATGCCTGATAATCTGTTTTGATATTTACTTGTGATCAGGATACTGAGTGCTTATTCTAAGGTGCCTACAAAGTTCAAATTACTTTCAAACAAGAGGTATTTCAGCTCATATTTATAAAGATCAGAATATGTTTATTGATAAAAATGATAGATTCTCTTCGAATGTTAATGCATTTAATTATAAACAGTTTGGCGTTGATTTACATCTCAGATATAGTAGTTTAGCTAGGCACTTAAAAAAGTTTTTGGTCTTCCCTCTGTTTGCTAGAATCTTGAACTGCAGTGTGACTGAGAGAAAGCATAATAAATTTAAATCGATGCCATCCTAAAGAACTTGGTCAATGAGACACTGTTTGAATTTTCAGGGGTCGAACAGTTGAGTCAGAAATACTGTTAAAAATTATAGTAGATGCTCATAGATATGATCAAAATCTAAGTGCGCAGAATGATATTGACAGCGTAATTGTGAAATAAGAAAGTTATTGGTCTCACCTGAGGTGAGCACGATAATGTTGGTATTTGAGGTGAAACTAAGCTTTTAGTGAAATGTAAGTAGTGTTGAAAGGGCCTTTAAATTGTTGGGTCTTGTTTGCTGTTTGAATAGGTTGGTTCTATTCCTATGGGTGCTTTCTATATAAACCAACTTGCTCATAAAACTAAGCTATATGCATGGTGAAAGTGACTACAAAAAGCTAATGAAACATTATGTTGTGACAAGTGAAGCTTTTAGTTGCAAGCAAGCTGCAAGATTTTTAGAGAGGTGAATAGTTTGGTGGGTTGGATTACCTTTTTAACTATCTCCTCAAAATAATCCATGACTTAAAGCAAATTGCAATCGGTTGGTTTCGGAGAGAAACTTTTtggttttatgtaattttggTACAGTGAATTTGAAGAGCTGGAAGCATTTCCAAGCATGTCGGTAATTGATGGTCCCCTGGAGCCATCATCTACTACATCAAATACTGCAGATGTCCCAGATGATCGTTCCTTTGTGAATTTCTTTAGTGTATGCCCTTTCTTCCCTTCTGctttctctttttttattttttattccccccccccccggggGCATAATGTGGCTGTTATGCAGCGTTTATCTTACGGAAAATAGTGTCTCTTCCATAAGTGAGTTCCTCTGCGAGATCTAAATACTTTCTATCATTACCCTTTGCTTTGGGATCATTAATTCTTAGAATAGGCAGCCTTGCAAAAGTATTAGTGACACCTTTTACAAGATTATACAATATGTTAATTAACCATATGGTTATTTTTAAGAATTCTGATGTGACTTTTCAAAACATTACATAATCCATGGGGGACCAACTGAGGTTCCAAAAACATTTATAAGTTATCTAGCAAAACATTATGGGGGTGAGATGGCCTGGGGAGTGGGGGTTCGGGGGTGGGATGGTCAAGGGGTGGGGGATGGGGGCGTCGGGTGAGTGGGGAGGAGACACTGAAAATGTCTCATGTAAGGTGACATTTTCTTcatttaaggaacttgtttttctagagaaaatgttttttaaaagatcttgaccaaccaaacatgggaaaattggGGAACATTTTCCAGATGATGTTTtcttccataccaaacacaccctaagtggAGATACTTTAGACTAATACCATGTTACTATGTTAGAGATGAAATATTTTGTTTGTATGATGTTCTTGTTACACACATTATTAACGTGACTGAATATTTTAGCATTTCATTTTGCAGAATGCTATCAGAATTGGGAGTCGTCCGAATGCTGCAGTTCAGGGACAGTCGTACGACTCATCTGCAGTAGTCCTACCTCCTCCTCGTCCTCCTGCTGCTGTACCTCCCTCTTCAGTGCCATCTCCTTCTCTTTCTACATCTACCACTTTGATGCCTACGCTTGCTGATGCTCCTGAACCAGATACCAAAAGGTCTTCAAATCTAGTGAAGCCATCATCATTCTTTGGTTGTCCTCCTCCCTCTTCTCCACTGATACCACCTGTTTCTTCATCTGTGCCTGCTGCTCCTCCACTTCATCCCCCTGGGAATCTACAACGCCCTTACGGAGCTCCTTTGCTTCAACCATTTCCTCCTCCCAATCCGCCCCCATCTCTCACTCCTACCCCAAACAACGGACCTGTTATTAACAGAGATAAAGTGCGTGAGGCACTTATGATGCTTGTTCAAGTAAGCGTTTTGAATTCGGTAGTTATTTTGCTATTTGAACTTTTTTTATGGGTCTAAATTTTTAGAAATTTGCAGTCAATTGCGTTTGATCTAAcattgaaaatatatattttcaaagaAAAGAGGCGCTGAGGGTGtgtacttagaaaaaaaaaaaaaagataaaaaaagaagaagagaacttCCACATTATGAACATTACTAAGAGTATTCAAGTGAGAGTTTGCAAACAATTGCTTTTCAGACTTTTTGTTGGATGTTTGACCTGGTTTTTGGTTGCTTCTCTCATTCCTCTGGGACCTAATTTTTTATCTGCCACTTATTCTAAATGCTTTTCCATCGGGAAACATAAGGACGTTTATGGTTTCAAAATTAAGTACCTTACTTTCTGAAGGACTGTTTTATCTGAAGGGGAATTTCTCAAActccaaaaataattttaatcgtTCTTCCGTCAAATTCTTGGATGAGATGTCTAAAAGTTCCAAAAAGTCCAAATCTCATCCCCATCCATTTGAGCACCCGCCGCTTTCCAGCTCCCCCTAATTGTTTCCAATCTGTAGTCATTTCTTTCCTCTCTTTTCCATCTTGACCTCCACAGATCTTCTCTTCCTCTGATGAAAGTTCCCACTCGAATTTCACTTCCTCATAGGAATGGCAATAGGGCGGGGCGGGTGAAGCCTTGCCCTGCCATGAATTCAACCTGCCCTGCCTTGCCCGGCCCTGCCCCATTTAACAATTTTTCTGTTTTCCACCCTACCCTGCCCTATTTAGCCCTGCGCTGTTTAGCTTACAACAACAAGAAGTCATGGCTGTTTTAGGAATTTTGTATAAACTCCTTTCTTATTTTGAACTATTACCTTTTTATGGGTTCACTCTGTTCAGGAGCTTCTCCGTTCGAGAAACCACCAAATGGGTTTTTGGTTTTGAATTTGTAGCTTCAATTATAGATTTTAGGAAGGATCTGTAATGTATGTTTATATAAACTACAAAAATTAGAAGGATGATATGCTCAAAAGTTACCAGAGAAAAAGAACGTCAAAGTTAGATGTGAACATGACAATGAAAAAATTTATGAAAAAAATTATTATGCGCATGCTACTATCCTAGGAGAAATATATTTTGAAGTATATTATCTGAATAAGAAAAGTACAAAATACTGTAAAGTAAAAAATACAGTGCGGGGTTGTAGTAGAAGAAGCTACAGAAAGCTGCACAcgcaagtgaaaaaaaaaaagtttcagtTGTTTTTGAGTTTGAGTCATTTATTTCTCTGAAAATATGCTTTGACCCGCCCCGCCCCGCCCCGTTTAACTGTGGCCCTGCCCTGCCCCACCCCGCGCTGCCCCAATTGCCATCCCTACTTCCTCATATTGTGACTGCTTGGGCTACTGTTCAGTTGGTTGTAACCGCAAAATACCTTCCTCATAATGGGGTTGCTGACTCAGCATCATCACTGCTTTCCTTGGTTCTGTCAGTTGAAGTTGAAAGAGATCTGTCCTTTGCCTTCCGGTGCTGCTGGAAGGGGAAGAATTTTCATCAGCAAATTCCTTCCCTGCTCTCAGTTGCAATTTTTCTCTGACAGGCTTACTTACCCCACTAACTTCTCTCAACTTAAAAATTGGTGAATTGTGAGGTTTTGAGCATTGTCCGGCCGACAGCGGCTGGTTGATCTACATGGACTGTGATCCTTCAACATCATTACATCAGGGTTGTTTTGGTATGCCAAATCCTATTTTCTGCATCAATGTGGCTTAGTTTTGGGACATCCTGGAGAGAGAAGTTTGACAAAAAGCTTGAaatacaacaacacaacaacaacatacccagtgcaattgcacaagtggggtctggggagggtagggtgtatgcagaccttacctctacctttacaggatagagaggctgtttctgatagaccctcagctcaaaaaAGAAATGTAACGACAAaacaagaaggaaaaaaaaaagagactggAATAGTCTGAGTAAAAAGGCTGCCCGGTGCGTGAAGCATCCCGCATTCACATAGAGTCCAGGGAAGGGCCGCATCCCTAGGGGGTGTAATGGAGGCATTGACACAAGTATCAGTAACTGATTCCCTGGCTCAAAcccgtgacctataggtcacacagAGACTAACTTTATCTCCAAGGCTCCCCTTCGAAATAGTGTGTGTAGCACCACTCAAAAGCTTTTGATGGTCAGTCACCCTAACAAAAAAAAGCACTCTTGTACAGAGCGGATACAAGATTTAGATTCTGTAGGTTCAATCTTAAGAATTTTAGTattgaactcattatattttaaaagttatgggttcatatctactataaatacaattttaataattttttacacataaatttatactccgTGTCGAAAGTAATAGGCTAAATCCGCCCCTGCTCTTGTAGGGAAACATCCCTAGCTTTGCTGATGGAAGTGTGCTTCCTCATTTCTTATGGTTAGTCTTGGAACCATTACCTTTTGAGCTGTCTAGTTAATGAGTCAATATGATACCAACCAATATTGATCCAAAGTATGCCTGCTAGTTTGGGTGGGGTTGCAAGGCTAAAATTTCCACCCCTGGATTGTCACTTTAGGAATAGAAGGTTCAGACCATTTTCTATTCTAGTAGGATAAGTATATATACTAGACAGAAGGAAATA
Coding sequences:
- the LOC132626269 gene encoding mRNA-decapping enzyme-like protein isoform X2; translation: MSQNGKLMPNLDQNSTKLLNFVVLLIAEEILITAAHVTLYEFNIDNSQWSRKDVEGSLFVVKRSAQPRFQFIVMNRRNTDNLVEDLLGDFEFEFQIPYLLSRNSSQEVNGIWFYNSRECEEAANLFNRILSAYSKVPTKFKLLSNKSEFEELEAFPSMSVIDGPLEPSSTTSNTADVPDDRSFVNFFSNAIRIGSRPNAAVQGQSYDSSAVVLPPPRPPAAVPPSSVPSPSLSTSTTLMPTLADAPEPDTKRSSNLVKPSSFFGCPPPSSPLIPPVSSSVPAAPPLHPPGNLQRPYGAPLLQPFPPPNPPPSLTPTPNNGPVINRDKVREALMMLVQDDQFIDMVYRSILNAYHT
- the LOC132626269 gene encoding mRNA-decapping enzyme-like protein isoform X1 → MQSRKDVEGSLFVVKRSAQPRFQFIVMNRRNTDNLVEDLLGDFEFEFQIPYLLSRNSSQEVNGIWFYNSRECEEAANLFNRILSAYSKVPTKFKLLSNKSEFEELEAFPSMSVIDGPLEPSSTTSNTADVPDDRSFVNFFSNAIRIGSRPNAAVQGQSYDSSAVVLPPPRPPAAVPPSSVPSPSLSTSTTLMPTLADAPEPDTKRSSNLVKPSSFFGCPPPSSPLIPPVSSSVPAAPPLHPPGNLQRPYGAPLLQPFPPPNPPPSLTPTPNNGPVINRDKVREALMMLVQDDQFIDMVYRSILNAYHT